Proteins encoded by one window of Blautia faecicola:
- a CDS encoding DNA repair exonuclease: protein MRFIHMADVHLGAVPDSGCPWSAFRENEIWETFVRVIDQIREEKIELLLIAGDLFHRQPLPSQIERVSQLFASIPDTEVVWMAGSHDYLREDSAYRKAKWTKNVHGFLSGKPEVIELEKLHTKVYGCSYEQPQITEPVYSTIRPDDQPGIHILLAYGGDETHIPMKKEDGAGFTYVALGYRHLPGVLVENQMAYAGSPEPIRLEDAGTHGVVYGEITEDAQGAYHTQITLVPSACRSYIPLSLRIHSGTTQTGLEQKVQDAIQQKGSGEIYWLRIQGYRNPELEFQLEPLKAYGNVVRITDETRPCYDLTRLKREKLGTPVGAYIHWFEKKQGKVEQKALDYGLQALLTETMDPDQVIAERMNDWEERKKTLEKQRQDRSTELEQTVQRVVRERAGLEQQMLVNRSEIRRLELNRNAQEKHLEQERREEGKRQAEESRRPQSGQEQENEPTVVEKRVQNVAASSERKSNLTDFSKISKISEIITWVGVCLAILALIDPFSWNRVVCTIVGLAILVGALAGRKYLADWLRTRRSTVMQAAAPKEAEMSERESAGEELQKDWEERLKERKKELRETSHQILRLQERGAHLAVELEEKKIQIENLQEEIREMASPTLEEEDCDMELSGLKLAFTVLTEEETVRHAGREKT from the coding sequence ATGCGATTTATTCATATGGCTGATGTACATTTGGGGGCGGTTCCGGATTCGGGCTGCCCCTGGAGTGCATTCAGGGAAAATGAAATCTGGGAAACCTTTGTACGGGTGATCGACCAGATCAGAGAAGAGAAAATAGAGTTGTTGCTGATTGCAGGAGATCTGTTTCACAGACAGCCGTTGCCTTCTCAGATAGAGAGAGTCAGTCAGCTGTTTGCATCCATACCGGATACCGAAGTGGTATGGATGGCAGGAAGTCACGATTATTTGCGGGAAGATTCTGCATATCGTAAGGCAAAGTGGACAAAGAACGTTCATGGATTTCTGAGCGGGAAGCCGGAAGTGATCGAGCTGGAGAAACTGCACACGAAAGTGTATGGATGCAGTTATGAGCAGCCGCAGATTACGGAACCGGTTTACAGTACCATACGGCCGGATGATCAGCCGGGGATCCATATCCTGCTGGCATACGGTGGCGATGAAACGCATATCCCGATGAAAAAAGAGGACGGAGCAGGTTTTACTTATGTGGCACTCGGGTATCGCCATCTGCCGGGGGTTCTGGTGGAGAATCAGATGGCGTATGCCGGTTCCCCGGAACCGATCCGTCTGGAAGATGCCGGAACACACGGTGTCGTTTACGGAGAGATTACGGAGGATGCACAGGGCGCATATCACACGCAGATTACACTGGTTCCCAGTGCGTGTCGTTCTTATATTCCGCTGTCCTTACGGATCCATTCCGGCACGACACAGACCGGTCTGGAACAGAAAGTACAGGATGCGATTCAGCAGAAGGGAAGCGGAGAGATCTACTGGCTTCGGATCCAGGGATACCGGAACCCGGAACTGGAATTTCAGCTGGAGCCTCTGAAGGCTTATGGAAATGTTGTAAGAATCACAGACGAAACACGTCCCTGTTACGATCTCACCCGTCTGAAACGGGAAAAACTGGGAACGCCGGTGGGTGCATATATCCACTGGTTTGAAAAGAAACAGGGAAAAGTGGAGCAGAAAGCACTGGATTATGGATTACAGGCATTGCTCACCGAAACTATGGATCCCGATCAGGTCATTGCAGAGAGAATGAATGACTGGGAAGAACGAAAGAAGACCCTGGAAAAACAGCGCCAGGATCGCAGCACGGAACTGGAACAGACCGTGCAACGCGTGGTGCGGGAACGTGCCGGTCTGGAGCAGCAGATGCTGGTCAACCGTTCGGAGATTCGACGTCTGGAGCTGAACCGCAATGCACAGGAGAAACATCTGGAACAGGAACGGCGGGAAGAAGGAAAACGACAGGCGGAGGAGAGCCGTCGACCACAGAGTGGACAGGAGCAGGAAAATGAGCCGACTGTGGTAGAAAAACGGGTACAGAATGTAGCTGCGTCCAGTGAAAGGAAGAGTAATCTTACAGATTTTTCGAAAATTTCAAAAATTTCCGAAATTATTACCTGGGTAGGCGTTTGTCTGGCGATCCTGGCACTGATCGATCCATTTTCCTGGAACCGGGTGGTCTGCACGATTGTCGGACTTGCGATCCTGGTGGGAGCGCTGGCTGGAAGAAAATATCTGGCAGACTGGCTTCGGACAAGAAGAAGTACGGTAATGCAGGCAGCAGCCCCCAAAGAAGCGGAAATGTCAGAGAGAGAATCTGCCGGGGAAGAGCTTCAGAAAGACTGGGAAGAGCGGTTGAAAGAGAGAAAGAAAGAACTGCGGGAGACCAGTCATCAGATCCTGCGGCTGCAGGAGCGTGGAGCACATCTGGCGGTGGAACTCGAGGAAAAGAAGATCCAGATAGAAAATCTTCAGGAGGAAATCCGGGAGATGGCTTCTCCGACATTGGAGGAAGAAGACTGTGATATGGAACTTTCCGGGCTGAAGCTGGCATTTACGGTACTGACGGAAGAGGAGACCGTGCGGCACGCGGGAAGAGAGAAAACATAA
- a CDS encoding cysteine peptidase family C39 domain-containing protein, whose translation MKKGLLKAGVLLLLFAAALGGTAALINREKIVGTRQMEEVSLPILYMEVSDTKVNPMYGYANEMEEQYMRDSLTPLPTDRSLTMVMDPKNASVKTVSYRVSTADGTEVVETSKISKLKKTDGEIRADFQLETPILMNQEYTLRFDVTLDNGETYYYYTRLLQRAGTNISDYLEFADNFYQTCLDSENASTLAAYLEPDETQTNSTYENLNIHSSFDRITWGTLDMKLEKEAVPVIKDMNETTCSIDLTYVLSDTPEDETTDYYNVTDFYRMRYAQSRVMLLDFERNTQELYDGKHTELTSKGINLGVADKDVQYQSNKSSDIVAFVQEGELWSYNRSANKATQIFSFRDGDLDERENLQEHGIKIVRVEESGDIDFVVYGYMNRDVHEGEVGIAVYHYGAELNQVEEELFIPMKSSYEYLKEDMKLLSYVTRDDMLYVILEDDLYQIDIKQKDFQIVKENLIKDRYVVSKSQASIAWMDQEDENAGTQITVMSLEQGETYTIQAQSGQKIKALGFMNEDLVYGIANDSDIVTDNAGNTIFAMTTVRIEQFGGEVVKEHHEDKVWVSDVKLEEGLLELERVQWENGAYVAISSDHIMNNLQIREEQVTLRLITTERKATQIGLDFEKSVTSKNVLYLASNLENQETYNVLSMELTRPDSNIYYVYAKGMLDSTWSRVSDAINRADAQMGVVLNRQQQYVWERGNRQDSYQANLDEVPSVVLSGTIDEDTLQQSLGDDYTVMNLTGCSLDSVLYQVSKGNPVIAKVSDTVNVVIIGYNSKNTILYYPATQEQGYFGMQDSTSLFESAGNVFVGYMDNLGAASKSE comes from the coding sequence ATGAAAAAGGGGTTATTAAAAGCGGGAGTACTGTTGCTGCTGTTTGCGGCAGCGCTGGGAGGAACAGCAGCGCTCATCAACCGGGAAAAAATTGTGGGAACGAGACAGATGGAGGAAGTGAGTCTTCCGATTCTGTATATGGAAGTATCTGATACAAAGGTAAATCCGATGTACGGATATGCAAATGAGATGGAAGAGCAGTATATGCGTGACAGCCTGACACCGCTTCCGACGGACAGAAGTCTGACGATGGTGATGGATCCGAAGAACGCATCGGTAAAGACGGTGAGTTACCGGGTATCGACGGCAGACGGAACGGAAGTTGTGGAGACAAGTAAGATCAGCAAACTGAAAAAGACAGACGGGGAGATCCGGGCGGATTTTCAGCTGGAAACACCGATTTTGATGAATCAGGAATACACGCTTCGGTTTGATGTGACACTGGATAACGGGGAAACGTATTATTATTACACCCGTCTGTTGCAGCGGGCAGGAACCAATATTTCGGATTATCTGGAATTTGCGGATAATTTTTATCAGACCTGTCTGGATTCCGAGAATGCGTCCACGCTGGCAGCTTATCTGGAACCGGATGAGACACAGACGAACAGCACCTATGAAAATCTGAATATTCATTCCAGTTTTGACCGGATCACCTGGGGGACGCTGGATATGAAACTGGAAAAAGAGGCAGTGCCGGTCATCAAGGATATGAATGAGACCACCTGCAGTATTGATCTGACGTATGTGCTGTCAGATACGCCGGAGGACGAGACGACCGATTATTATAATGTAACAGACTTTTACCGGATGCGGTATGCGCAGTCGCGCGTGATGCTGCTGGACTTTGAACGAAATACACAGGAGTTGTATGACGGAAAGCATACGGAACTGACCAGCAAGGGAATCAATCTGGGTGTTGCGGACAAGGATGTGCAGTATCAGTCCAATAAGAGTTCGGACATTGTGGCGTTTGTTCAGGAGGGCGAACTGTGGAGTTATAACCGCAGTGCCAACAAAGCGACACAGATCTTCAGCTTCCGGGACGGTGATCTGGATGAGCGGGAGAACTTGCAGGAACACGGGATCAAGATTGTCCGCGTGGAAGAATCCGGGGATATTGATTTTGTTGTATACGGTTACATGAACCGAGATGTACATGAGGGTGAAGTCGGAATCGCGGTTTACCATTACGGAGCAGAACTGAACCAGGTGGAAGAAGAACTGTTTATTCCGATGAAGAGTTCTTATGAATACCTGAAAGAAGATATGAAACTTCTCTCTTATGTGACCAGAGATGACATGCTGTATGTGATCCTGGAGGATGATCTGTATCAGATCGACATTAAACAGAAAGATTTTCAGATTGTGAAAGAAAACCTGATCAAGGATCGGTATGTGGTATCCAAATCACAGGCAAGTATCGCCTGGATGGATCAGGAAGACGAAAATGCAGGTACACAGATCACGGTGATGAGTCTGGAACAGGGAGAGACTTATACGATCCAGGCGCAGTCCGGGCAGAAGATCAAGGCACTTGGATTTATGAATGAGGATCTGGTGTACGGAATCGCCAACGACAGCGATATTGTGACGGATAACGCGGGCAATACGATATTTGCCATGACTACCGTCCGGATCGAACAGTTTGGCGGGGAAGTGGTCAAGGAACATCATGAGGATAAAGTATGGGTCAGTGATGTGAAGCTGGAGGAAGGTCTGCTGGAACTGGAACGGGTACAGTGGGAAAACGGCGCGTATGTGGCGATCAGCAGTGATCATATCATGAACAACTTACAGATCCGGGAAGAACAGGTAACGCTGCGTCTGATCACGACGGAGCGGAAAGCCACACAGATCGGTCTGGACTTTGAAAAGAGCGTGACCAGCAAAAATGTGCTGTATCTGGCATCAAATCTGGAAAATCAGGAAACGTACAATGTACTTTCGATGGAACTTACAAGACCGGATTCCAATATTTATTATGTCTATGCAAAAGGTATGCTGGACAGCACCTGGAGCAGAGTCAGCGATGCGATCAACCGGGCAGATGCGCAGATGGGCGTGGTACTGAACCGGCAGCAGCAGTATGTATGGGAGCGCGGAAACCGTCAGGACAGTTATCAGGCAAATCTGGACGAAGTGCCATCCGTGGTACTGAGCGGAACCATTGATGAGGATACTCTGCAGCAGTCTCTCGGAGATGATTATACCGTGATGAATCTTACCGGCTGTTCCCTGGACAGCGTACTGTATCAGGTCAGCAAGGGCAATCCGGTGATCGCCAAGGTATCAGATACGGTAAATGTGGTCATCATAGGTTACAACAGCAAGAATACGATCCTGTACTATCCGGCAACGCAGGAACAGGGCTACTTCGGTATGCAGGACAGCACAAGCCTGTTTGAAAGTGCCGGGAATGTATTTGTCGGATATATGGACAATCTGGGAGCGGCAAGTAAAAGCGAATAG
- a CDS encoding deoxyribonuclease IV, whose product MLRIGCHLSSSKGFLHMGKEAVKIGANTFQFFTRNPRGSRAKEIDPEDVRKFLEFAKEHDICQILAHAPYTLNPCSKDAKTREFAWMTMEDDLKRMEYVPGNCYNFHPGSHVGQGAQEGIRMISEMLNRILKEEQHTTVLLETMAGKGTEVGRSFEELAQILDRVELKSHMGVCLDTCHVYDAGYDLAGELDQVLEEFDQVIGLERLKAIHMNDSKNPFASHKDRHEKIGEGSLGLETFEGMVNHPKLKGIPIYLETPNELEGYAREILLLRNMEK is encoded by the coding sequence ATGCTGAGAATAGGATGTCATTTGTCCTCATCGAAGGGCTTTTTGCATATGGGAAAAGAAGCGGTGAAGATCGGAGCGAATACGTTTCAGTTTTTTACGAGAAATCCGAGAGGAAGCAGGGCGAAGGAGATTGATCCGGAGGATGTGCGGAAGTTTCTGGAGTTTGCGAAAGAGCATGATATCTGCCAGATTCTGGCGCATGCGCCGTATACGTTAAATCCCTGTTCGAAGGATGCGAAGACCAGGGAATTTGCCTGGATGACGATGGAAGATGATCTGAAGCGGATGGAGTATGTTCCGGGGAACTGTTATAATTTTCATCCGGGAAGCCATGTAGGGCAGGGAGCGCAGGAAGGGATCCGGATGATCAGTGAGATGCTGAACCGGATTCTGAAAGAAGAGCAGCACACGACGGTGCTTCTGGAGACGATGGCAGGAAAAGGGACAGAGGTTGGACGCAGTTTTGAGGAACTGGCACAGATTCTGGATCGGGTGGAGTTGAAGAGCCACATGGGTGTCTGCCTCGATACGTGTCATGTGTATGATGCGGGGTATGATCTGGCGGGAGAGCTGGATCAGGTACTGGAGGAGTTCGATCAGGTGATCGGGCTTGAGAGGCTGAAGGCGATTCACATGAATGACAGCAAGAATCCGTTCGCGAGCCATAAGGACAGGCATGAGAAGATTGGTGAGGGATCGCTGGGACTGGAGACGTTTGAAGGGATGGTGAATCACCCGAAACTGAAAGGAATCCCGATTTATCTGGAGACACCGAATGAACTGGAGGGGTATGCGCGTGAAATCCTTCTACTGAGAAATATGGAAAAATAG
- the asnS gene encoding asparagine--tRNA ligase produces MQLTTVREIYKNREAFLDKEITVGGWVRSVRDSKTFGFIVLHDGTFFETLQVVYHDSMENFAEISKLNVGAAIIVKGTLVATPQAKQPFEIQAAEISVEGASAPDYPLQKKRHSMEYLRTVSHLRPRTNTFQAVFRVRSLIAYAIHKFFQERGFVYVHTPLITGSDCEGAGEMFQVTTMDLNNIPKTEDGKVDFSKDFFNKPTNLTVSGQLNGETYAQAFRNIYTFGPTFRAENSNTTRHAAEFWMIEPEIAFADLDDDMILAESMLKYIIHYVLENAPEEMNFFNSFIDKGLLDRLNNVVNSEFARVTYTEAIDILTKNNDKFEYKVSWGCDLQTEHERYLTEQVYKRPVFVTDYPKDIKAFYMKLNDDGKTVAAVDCLVPGIGEIIGGSQREDDYDKLAARMDELGLNKEDYGFYMDLRKYGSTRHAGFGLGFERCVMYLTGMGNIRDVIPFPRTVNNCDL; encoded by the coding sequence ATGCAGCTTACAACTGTCAGAGAGATATACAAAAACCGGGAAGCATTCCTGGATAAAGAGATTACCGTAGGAGGATGGGTACGAAGCGTACGTGACTCCAAAACATTTGGATTTATTGTTCTGCACGATGGAACATTTTTTGAAACTTTACAGGTGGTATACCACGATTCCATGGAGAACTTTGCAGAGATCTCCAAACTGAACGTAGGTGCAGCCATCATCGTAAAGGGAACTCTGGTGGCAACCCCACAGGCAAAACAGCCATTTGAGATCCAGGCAGCCGAGATCAGCGTAGAGGGCGCTTCCGCACCGGATTATCCGCTGCAGAAAAAACGCCACAGCATGGAATACCTGCGTACAGTTTCCCATCTGCGTCCGAGAACCAACACTTTCCAGGCCGTGTTCCGTGTACGTTCCCTGATCGCTTATGCGATCCACAAATTCTTCCAAGAGAGAGGATTTGTCTATGTGCACACTCCACTGATCACAGGAAGCGACTGTGAAGGTGCTGGTGAGATGTTCCAGGTAACCACCATGGATCTGAACAACATTCCGAAGACAGAAGACGGAAAAGTAGATTTTTCCAAAGACTTCTTCAATAAACCGACCAACCTGACCGTAAGCGGACAGCTGAACGGCGAGACTTATGCACAGGCATTCCGTAACATCTATACATTCGGACCGACCTTCCGTGCAGAGAACTCCAACACGACCCGTCATGCAGCAGAGTTCTGGATGATCGAGCCGGAGATCGCTTTTGCAGATCTGGACGATGATATGATCCTGGCAGAATCCATGCTGAAATACATCATCCATTACGTTCTGGAAAACGCACCGGAAGAGATGAACTTCTTCAACTCCTTCATCGACAAAGGACTGTTAGACCGTCTGAACAACGTGGTAAATTCTGAATTTGCCCGTGTAACTTACACAGAAGCCATCGATATTCTGACGAAGAACAACGACAAATTCGAATACAAAGTGTCCTGGGGATGCGATCTGCAGACCGAGCATGAGCGTTATCTGACTGAGCAGGTGTACAAACGTCCGGTATTTGTTACGGACTATCCGAAGGATATCAAAGCGTTCTATATGAAACTGAACGATGACGGCAAGACCGTGGCAGCGGTTGATTGTCTGGTACCTGGTATCGGTGAGATCATCGGCGGAAGCCAGAGAGAGGACGACTACGACAAACTGGCAGCGCGTATGGACGAGCTGGGTCTGAACAAAGAAGACTATGGATTCTACATGGATCTGAGAAAATACGGCAGCACAAGACATGCCGGATTCGGTCTTGGATTTGAGCGTTGTGTGATGTATCTGACAGGAATGGGTAACATCCGTGACGTCATCCCGTTCCCAAGAACAGTAAATAATTGTGATTTATAA